From Isachenkonia alkalipeptolytica, one genomic window encodes:
- the ortA gene encoding 2-amino-4-oxopentanoate thiolase subunit OrtA, with product METIKKGNWVRIYDVVLKSSERSPNLPEDTKNVPLEMWNKGFLLEDGIVGEQVKIQTLTDRIVEGKLLEENPTYTHSFGKFVPEILPIGRQLKEILRGGAEDA from the coding sequence TTGGAAACCATAAAAAAAGGTAACTGGGTTCGGATTTATGATGTAGTACTGAAGTCCTCAGAACGATCCCCGAATCTGCCGGAGGATACAAAAAATGTTCCTTTGGAAATGTGGAATAAAGGTTTTCTACTGGAGGACGGTATCGTCGGAGAACAGGTAAAGATTCAAACCTTAACGGATCGAATTGTGGAAGGGAAACTTCTTGAAGAAAATCCTACCTATACCCATAGTTTTGGGAAGTTTGTACCGGAGATTCTCCCCATCGGCCGACAATTAAAAGAAATTCTTCGAGGGGGTGCAGAGGATGCATAA
- the ortB gene encoding 2-amino-4-oxopentanoate thiolase subunit OrtB yields MHKDTSYEAVMNRRGEIMKKSVGIDYTNFELWGVAFDYEQMMRKTGYSLEEVQKIQHSTGVGNTPLLELKNLTALARKFAPKGKGARIFIKDEAANPSGSYKARRASTSVYHAKKKGYKGVIAATSGNYGAAVASQAAIHGLETIVIQECYDSRGIGQPEIVEKARKCEAYGAEVVQLTVGPELFYTFLTTLEETGYFNASLYTPFGIAGVETLGYEIAMDFREREGKDPDAVICTNAGGGNLTGTARGLMKAGAEDTRIIGASVDLSGLHMASDKEFNRKSFTTGHTGFGMPYATWPDRTDVPRSAARPLRYMDEYYLVSQGEVFYMTEALAQIEGLERGPAGNTSLAVAFSLAQEMDQDQTIVVQETEYTGAGKHLQPQLSFARENGIEIFRGNPQEEIPGKNIILPSHPELIKVRPVDLKKMKASYVKNTVKKNDVKKLSTDEKAFIQEEVRLEASKLEEILKGLGVEA; encoded by the coding sequence ATGCATAAAGATACAAGCTACGAAGCGGTAATGAATCGCCGAGGAGAAATTATGAAAAAGTCCGTAGGCATTGACTACACTAATTTTGAGCTATGGGGCGTGGCTTTTGATTATGAACAGATGATGCGAAAGACCGGATATTCCTTGGAAGAGGTGCAAAAAATTCAGCACTCCACAGGAGTGGGGAACACCCCTTTACTGGAATTAAAAAACTTAACGGCTTTGGCTCGAAAGTTTGCACCGAAAGGGAAAGGGGCACGAATTTTTATTAAAGATGAAGCCGCCAATCCTTCAGGAAGTTATAAAGCCCGTCGAGCCTCCACCTCGGTGTACCATGCAAAGAAAAAGGGTTATAAAGGAGTTATTGCTGCCACTAGTGGAAATTATGGGGCAGCTGTAGCTTCACAAGCCGCAATCCACGGTTTGGAAACAATTGTAATTCAGGAATGCTATGATTCAAGAGGCATAGGTCAACCGGAAATTGTGGAAAAAGCTCGGAAATGCGAAGCCTATGGGGCAGAAGTGGTACAACTTACCGTGGGTCCGGAACTCTTTTATACATTTTTGACTACCTTGGAAGAAACCGGATATTTCAACGCTTCTCTGTATACTCCGTTTGGTATTGCTGGTGTTGAAACCCTCGGGTATGAAATTGCTATGGATTTTCGAGAACGGGAAGGGAAAGATCCTGATGCTGTTATCTGTACAAATGCCGGGGGTGGAAACCTAACCGGTACGGCTCGTGGATTAATGAAAGCCGGAGCGGAAGATACCCGGATTATTGGCGCCAGCGTAGACCTATCCGGCCTGCATATGGCCAGTGATAAAGAATTTAATCGTAAATCCTTTACTACGGGTCATACAGGATTTGGTATGCCCTATGCCACTTGGCCGGATCGTACAGATGTACCCAGGTCTGCTGCAAGGCCTCTTAGATACATGGATGAATACTACCTTGTTAGTCAGGGAGAAGTATTTTATATGACGGAAGCCCTTGCCCAGATTGAAGGACTGGAAAGAGGCCCTGCGGGCAATACTTCCTTGGCGGTTGCTTTTAGTCTTGCTCAGGAAATGGATCAAGATCAAACCATCGTAGTTCAGGAAACCGAATATACCGGTGCCGGAAAACACCTTCAACCCCAATTATCTTTCGCCCGTGAGAACGGCATTGAAATTTTCCGAGGGAACCCTCAAGAAGAGATCCCCGGCAAAAACATCATTCTGCCTTCTCACCCGGAGTTAATAAAAGTTCGACCGGTGGATTTGAAAAAAATGAAAGCTTCCTATGTAAAAAATACAGTAAAAAAGAATGATGTGAAGAAATTATCAACAGATGAAAAAGCTTTTATACAGGAAGAAGTAAGACTCGAAGCATCCAAGCTCGAAGAAATCCTAAAGGGACTTGGAGTAGAGGCGTAA
- a CDS encoding ornithine aminomutase subunit alpha, which yields MKREDNFQDRREHLKNLSDEELKTKFWELAEQIVDPMIDLAKKNTTPSIERSVLLRMGFSSIEAKAIVEGVIDRGLIGKGAGHVVYKLAKEKNMTIRNAGLKLMDGELWDDAVKMFQGGKQ from the coding sequence TTGAAAAGAGAAGATAACTTTCAAGACCGAAGAGAGCATTTGAAAAATCTCAGTGATGAAGAGTTGAAAACTAAATTTTGGGAACTGGCGGAACAAATTGTGGATCCGATGATCGACTTGGCGAAAAAGAATACCACACCTTCTATTGAACGTTCAGTACTTCTTCGTATGGGCTTTTCCAGTATTGAAGCGAAAGCAATCGTAGAAGGCGTCATCGATCGAGGATTAATAGGTAAAGGTGCTGGCCATGTGGTTTACAAGCTAGCGAAAGAAAAAAACATGACGATTCGGAATGCGGGTTTAAAGCTTATGGACGGCGAACTGTGGGATGATGCAGTAAAAATGTTTCAAGGAGGGAAGCAATAA
- the oraE gene encoding D-ornithine 4,5-aminomutase subunit OraE yields MELKPNEKLNVENILKNLENYRPKRKGWEWRKRIENQQVGPFVFNDCSAPMKQSVPLPSAKYFGNIDPQPDNVITTEVASGRFEDDIRRMRMAAWHGADHIMVIRTAGQSHFDGLIEGTPQGIGGIPITRKQVRAQRKALDIIEEEVGRPLNYHSYISGVAGPEIAVMFTEEGVNGAHQDPQYNVLYRNVNMIRSFVDAAEAKKSMIHGGIVQIDGAHNANATAREAWKVMPELMVQHAINSIFSVKVGMKKEDIALSTVPPTAPPAPSMKLDLPYALALREFFSEYKMRAQMNTKYIESSTREATVTHVLNLLISKLTRAEIQSTITPDEGRNVPWHKYNIEAVDTAKQALVGMDGLMEMIDLKEDGYLVEKSRELKERAVLFMEEVLEEGGYFEAVHKGFFVDSGEYPERNGDGIARDVEKGVGAGTIYERDEDYFAPVTAHFGNNNVEQYDPSAKEKPAELIDGCTFEKPEKIIYIDELDPNDNVHNRMEDNKSYRETTNVRPEVEWSGDGTVMVNLFLPTEKRVAEFAAIEIGKKMGLRDVEVIHREVMQPAEGTRVELKGKVDFDIDTSTLEIPPEPEVMSYDELREIIDNKPMKVVAGTVGEDEHSVGLREIIDIKHGGIEKYGIEVNYLGTSVPIEKLVDAAVEMNADAILASTIISHDETHYKNMKKIHDLAVEKGIRDQLTIVAGGTQVTPEIAVKQGVDAGFGRGTTGTQVATFLVKHREERLERENEN; encoded by the coding sequence ATGGAATTAAAGCCGAATGAAAAACTAAATGTGGAAAATATTCTAAAAAATCTTGAAAACTATCGGCCTAAACGAAAGGGTTGGGAATGGAGAAAACGAATCGAAAACCAGCAGGTAGGACCTTTTGTTTTCAATGACTGCTCTGCTCCGATGAAACAAAGCGTGCCTCTTCCTTCTGCAAAGTATTTTGGAAACATTGATCCTCAACCGGATAATGTTATTACTACGGAAGTTGCTTCCGGGCGATTTGAAGATGATATTCGAAGAATGCGTATGGCGGCGTGGCATGGAGCGGATCATATTATGGTCATTCGAACCGCAGGGCAAAGTCATTTTGATGGTTTGATTGAAGGAACTCCTCAGGGAATCGGCGGCATTCCTATTACTCGAAAGCAGGTGCGTGCTCAACGGAAAGCTCTAGATATTATTGAAGAAGAAGTAGGAAGACCATTGAATTATCACTCTTATATCAGTGGTGTTGCAGGACCGGAAATTGCAGTAATGTTTACAGAGGAAGGGGTTAATGGTGCTCATCAGGACCCTCAGTACAATGTGCTATATAGAAATGTCAACATGATACGTTCCTTTGTGGATGCAGCGGAAGCAAAGAAATCCATGATTCATGGAGGTATTGTACAAATTGACGGTGCTCACAATGCCAATGCTACCGCAAGGGAGGCTTGGAAGGTAATGCCCGAGCTGATGGTGCAACATGCCATTAATTCCATTTTTTCAGTAAAAGTGGGAATGAAAAAGGAAGATATTGCACTGTCTACTGTACCGCCTACTGCGCCACCGGCGCCTTCCATGAAGTTGGATTTACCCTATGCTTTAGCCCTTAGGGAATTTTTCTCGGAATATAAGATGCGTGCTCAGATGAACACGAAATACATTGAGTCCTCTACCCGAGAAGCAACCGTAACCCATGTATTGAATTTATTGATTTCCAAGTTAACCAGAGCAGAAATTCAATCAACCATCACTCCGGATGAAGGCCGAAATGTACCATGGCATAAATACAATATTGAAGCGGTGGATACTGCAAAACAAGCCCTTGTGGGTATGGACGGGTTAATGGAGATGATTGATTTAAAAGAAGATGGTTATCTTGTTGAAAAATCAAGGGAATTAAAGGAACGGGCCGTACTCTTTATGGAAGAAGTTTTAGAGGAGGGCGGTTACTTCGAAGCCGTGCATAAAGGTTTCTTTGTGGACTCCGGAGAATACCCTGAGCGAAACGGTGACGGAATTGCCCGGGATGTTGAAAAAGGTGTAGGCGCAGGGACGATTTACGAACGGGATGAAGATTATTTTGCCCCGGTAACAGCACATTTTGGAAACAACAATGTAGAACAATACGACCCTTCCGCTAAAGAAAAACCGGCAGAGCTTATTGATGGTTGTACTTTTGAAAAACCAGAAAAAATTATTTATATTGATGAGTTAGATCCAAACGATAATGTGCACAATCGAATGGAAGACAATAAATCCTACCGGGAAACCACAAATGTGAGACCGGAAGTAGAGTGGTCAGGTGACGGTACGGTCATGGTAAACCTCTTCTTACCAACGGAAAAACGGGTAGCGGAGTTTGCTGCAATAGAAATTGGAAAGAAAATGGGACTGCGAGACGTGGAAGTGATTCACCGGGAAGTAATGCAACCGGCGGAAGGAACCCGGGTGGAGCTGAAAGGAAAAGTAGACTTTGATATTGATACTAGCACATTGGAAATCCCCCCTGAGCCGGAAGTGATGTCTTATGATGAACTGCGAGAGATCATTGATAATAAACCGATGAAAGTCGTAGCAGGAACCGTTGGGGAAGATGAGCACTCGGTAGGCCTTAGAGAAATTATTGACATTAAACATGGCGGTATTGAGAAATATGGTATTGAGGTGAACTATCTTGGTACTTCGGTGCCTATTGAGAAACTAGTGGATGCTGCGGTGGAGATGAATGCCGATGCAATTTTGGCTTCGACGATTATCAGCCATGATGAGACTCATTACAAAAACATGAAAAAAATACATGATCTGGCTGTAGAAAAAGGAATACGAGACCAACTTACGATTGTTGCTGGAGGAACTCAAGTTACACCGGAGATTGCAGTAAAACAAGGGGTGGATGCAGGATTTGGTCGAGGTACCACCGGTACCCAAGTAGCCACTTTCCTAGTAAAGCATCGTGAAGAACGATTGGAAAGAGAAAATGAAAATTAA
- a CDS encoding GlmL-related ornithine degradation protein, with amino-acid sequence MKINVLVAEIGSTTTVVNAFQDVDSPCPAFLGQGQHPTTVNEGDVTIGLEGAIDSLKNKLKVESIEYDEMLATSSAAGGLKMTVHGLVYDMTVRAAKEAALGAGANIHIITAGKLMRGDLKKIKDIKPNIILIAGGVDYGERATAIENAEKIANLELNVPIIYAGNVENTDEIQEIFNEKNQFNIFCVENVYPKIDELNVEPTRAVIQDVFEEHIIHAPGMQRVKEMINGPIIPTPGAVMQASKLLKEVLGDLVTFDVGGATTDLHSVTEGSEEINRILISPEPVAKRTVEGDLGVFVNMENIVRLIGSETLKKEISYDLASIMEQHKAIPESENEKDFVERLALEAVKVSLNRHAGKLRNLYGASGKTTVAEGKDLSNIQYVIGTGGALTRLPNRIGIIKKALEEQEANLLGPTKEVQILIDNYYIMASLGVLSKSHPKAALKLLQESLGLKEVSNESKN; translated from the coding sequence ATGAAAATTAATGTTTTAGTTGCTGAAATCGGAAGCACTACAACGGTGGTTAATGCGTTTCAAGACGTAGACAGTCCCTGTCCTGCCTTTTTAGGGCAGGGGCAACACCCCACCACCGTTAACGAAGGCGACGTTACCATTGGTTTAGAGGGAGCCATCGACTCCTTGAAAAATAAGCTTAAGGTCGAAAGTATCGAATACGATGAAATGTTGGCCACCTCCAGCGCTGCAGGAGGACTTAAAATGACCGTTCATGGATTGGTTTATGATATGACTGTACGTGCAGCTAAAGAAGCAGCCTTAGGTGCCGGTGCAAATATTCATATAATTACTGCTGGTAAACTGATGCGGGGAGACTTAAAAAAGATTAAAGACATTAAACCCAACATCATTTTAATTGCCGGTGGTGTGGACTATGGGGAGCGAGCCACTGCTATTGAAAACGCAGAAAAAATTGCGAATCTAGAACTAAATGTTCCGATTATCTATGCTGGTAATGTGGAAAACACAGACGAGATCCAAGAAATCTTTAATGAAAAAAATCAATTCAATATTTTTTGCGTGGAAAATGTTTATCCAAAAATTGATGAACTTAATGTAGAACCTACAAGGGCAGTTATTCAAGATGTGTTTGAAGAGCATATCATTCATGCACCGGGGATGCAACGGGTAAAAGAAATGATCAACGGCCCCATAATTCCTACCCCCGGAGCAGTAATGCAGGCTTCAAAGCTCTTAAAAGAAGTATTGGGAGACCTGGTTACCTTTGATGTGGGGGGTGCAACCACTGATCTTCATTCTGTGACGGAAGGAAGTGAAGAAATTAATCGGATTTTAATCAGTCCGGAGCCTGTAGCTAAACGAACAGTAGAGGGTGACCTTGGCGTATTTGTAAACATGGAAAACATCGTTCGACTTATTGGATCCGAAACCCTAAAAAAAGAAATTTCTTATGATCTTGCATCAATTATGGAGCAACACAAAGCGATTCCGGAGTCAGAAAATGAAAAAGATTTTGTAGAGAGATTAGCCTTAGAAGCGGTAAAGGTTTCTCTTAATCGTCACGCCGGTAAGCTTCGGAATTTATATGGTGCCAGCGGAAAAACCACCGTAGCGGAAGGAAAAGACCTGTCGAATATTCAATACGTTATTGGAACCGGAGGAGCCCTTACGCGACTCCCAAATCGTATCGGTATCATTAAAAAAGCTTTGGAGGAGCAAGAGGCCAATCTTTTAGGACCCACGAAAGAAGTACAGATTCTAATTGATAACTACTATATTATGGCATCCCTTGGGGTGTTATCGAAAAGTCATCCGAAGGCTGCTTTAAAACTGCTACAAGAGAGTTTAGGACTTAAGGAGGTTTCCAATGAATCCAAGAATTGA
- the orr gene encoding ornithine racemase Orr has translation MNPRIEINYRKLVHNTEVLQEKAKEHGIELAAVTKCFCGIPEIAQGYVDGGVKYLADSRISNIKKLQELPNPKILLRLPMLTEVHETVAFADISLNSEIETIRALNREAKILGVNHRVILMADLGDLREGVFEEEELILVAKEVEALSNIILHGIGVNLTCYGGVIPSVKNLSKLEYLGNAIEKEIGRSLEIYSGGNSSSIYLLDEKSIPERINHLRLGEAIVLGTESAYGKNIENTHQDIFQLVGEVIELKEKPSMPIGEIGMDAFGNTPSFEDEGIRKRAILAVGRQDFGSYDIFPVKEGMKILGASSDHLILDVTDAKGDVAVGDEIRFNLRYGALLSLMTSEYITKKIIY, from the coding sequence ATGAATCCAAGAATTGAAATCAACTACCGAAAATTGGTGCATAACACCGAGGTTTTACAGGAGAAAGCAAAAGAACATGGAATTGAGCTAGCCGCAGTTACCAAGTGCTTTTGTGGAATTCCTGAAATCGCTCAGGGTTATGTGGACGGTGGGGTGAAATACCTGGCGGATTCCCGTATTTCAAATATAAAGAAACTCCAAGAACTGCCGAATCCCAAAATCCTACTTCGACTGCCCATGCTTACGGAAGTTCATGAAACCGTCGCCTTTGCCGATATAAGTTTAAACTCTGAGATTGAAACCATACGGGCCTTAAATCGTGAAGCAAAAATCCTAGGGGTCAATCACAGGGTTATCCTAATGGCGGACTTAGGAGATCTTAGAGAAGGCGTTTTTGAAGAAGAGGAATTAATTCTCGTAGCAAAAGAAGTAGAGGCACTTTCCAATATCATACTTCATGGCATCGGAGTGAATTTAACCTGCTATGGCGGAGTAATCCCTAGTGTAAAGAATTTATCGAAATTAGAATATTTGGGAAATGCTATTGAGAAAGAAATCGGGAGAAGCTTGGAAATATACAGTGGAGGAAATTCCAGCAGTATTTATCTTCTGGATGAAAAAAGCATACCGGAGCGGATCAATCATCTTCGCTTAGGAGAAGCAATCGTTCTTGGAACGGAAAGTGCCTATGGGAAAAATATCGAGAACACCCATCAGGATATTTTTCAATTAGTAGGGGAAGTTATTGAGCTTAAAGAAAAACCTTCGATGCCCATAGGAGAAATTGGTATGGATGCTTTTGGCAACACCCCATCTTTTGAGGATGAAGGAATTCGTAAAAGAGCGATTCTGGCCGTTGGCCGCCAAGACTTTGGAAGTTATGACATTTTTCCTGTGAAAGAGGGTATGAAAATACTCGGAGCCAGTAGCGATCATTTAATTTTGGATGTAACCGATGCTAAAGGGGACGTTGCAGTCGGTGATGAAATCCGATTCAATCTCCGGTACGGAGCATTGCTATCCTTAATGACCAGTGAATACATCACGAAGAAAATAATATATTAA
- the ltaE gene encoding low-specificity L-threonine aldolase — MKVIDLRSDTVTTPTEDMYKGMQGAPIGDDVYGDDPTVNKLEALAAKTLDKEDAIFVPTGTMGNLIAIMAHTQPGEEIILERNSHIFLYEAAGASRLAGVQSMTIEGNDGIMDPKEVEDSIRDENIHFPTTGLICVENTHNMAGGMVQPMENLQQLKSVASRHHLPMHLDGARVFNAAVALNCEAKEIAAYFDSIMFCLSKGLGSPMGSMLVGGHDFIYHARKLRKMLGGGMRQVGVMASCGILSIQEMPEQLKVDHENAQILSKGLNKLSGFSVNLEKVHTNIINASIKDKNISSDCFVEKMKKKGILANPRGKDLIRLVTHKDVTQEDIHYALTVMESLE, encoded by the coding sequence ATGAAAGTAATCGATTTGAGAAGTGATACGGTAACCACTCCAACGGAAGACATGTACAAAGGAATGCAAGGTGCTCCCATAGGAGACGATGTTTACGGAGATGACCCAACGGTTAATAAATTAGAAGCTCTAGCTGCTAAAACCTTAGATAAAGAGGATGCCATATTTGTACCAACGGGTACCATGGGGAACTTAATAGCCATCATGGCTCATACTCAACCCGGAGAGGAAATTATTTTAGAAAGAAACAGTCACATTTTCCTCTATGAGGCCGCGGGTGCTTCCAGACTGGCAGGGGTGCAATCGATGACCATTGAAGGAAATGATGGAATCATGGACCCTAAAGAAGTAGAAGACAGTATTCGGGACGAAAACATTCACTTCCCCACCACAGGACTGATCTGTGTGGAAAACACCCATAACATGGCTGGAGGCATGGTGCAACCCATGGAAAATCTTCAACAATTAAAATCCGTTGCAAGTCGCCATCATCTTCCGATGCATTTAGATGGAGCTAGAGTGTTTAATGCAGCAGTGGCCTTAAACTGCGAGGCAAAAGAAATCGCTGCATATTTTGATTCGATTATGTTCTGTCTATCCAAGGGACTGGGTTCTCCCATGGGAAGTATGCTGGTGGGAGGACATGATTTTATATATCATGCTCGAAAACTACGGAAAATGCTTGGAGGAGGAATGCGCCAAGTCGGAGTCATGGCTTCTTGCGGAATTCTGTCAATCCAGGAAATGCCTGAGCAACTAAAGGTTGATCATGAAAATGCTCAAATACTTTCAAAGGGACTCAATAAGCTCTCCGGTTTTTCCGTGAATCTCGAAAAAGTCCATACCAATATTATCAATGCATCCATTAAGGATAAGAATATTTCTTCGGATTGCTTCGTAGAAAAAATGAAGAAAAAAGGAATCCTGGCCAATCCAAGAGGGAAGGACTTGATCCGCCTGGTAACCCATAAAGATGTAACCCAAGAGGATATACATTATGCTTTGACGGTTATGGAATCTTTAGAATAA
- a CDS encoding PHP domain-containing protein, translating to MLKHRKKKERNHTIALSERRGEGLTDLHIHTNASDGTWDTATLIKKLRENNIIHFSITDHDTFINSKKMLNEDLIGLNFVIGVEVSSMINQEEYHILAYDFDYDHKEFNDLLIFNQKARKEYDRKIIEHLKNKSIIKDVTDYNAYSYNPSRGGWDSLNYLIDKGVINHKAEFFSLIENLDLKPEFKDPGEVIEVIKKAGGTPILAHPTNYLPIESVENGVLDRWFDWGIHGIECYSPYLSQQSDADIFIDYCKEHDLLITSGSDCHGEFLNRPLGYPNIKLDNLIVPFLDQKLILY from the coding sequence ATGTTGAAGCACAGAAAAAAGAAAGAGCGAAATCATACAATAGCCCTAAGTGAAAGAAGGGGAGAAGGTTTAACGGATTTACACATTCACACCAATGCATCCGATGGAACCTGGGATACTGCAACACTAATTAAAAAACTAAGGGAAAATAATATCATACATTTTTCAATTACGGACCACGATACATTTATAAACAGTAAAAAAATGTTGAACGAGGATTTAATCGGTCTGAACTTTGTTATAGGTGTAGAAGTTTCATCAATGATCAATCAAGAAGAATATCATATTCTGGCATATGACTTTGATTATGATCATAAAGAATTCAATGACCTTCTGATATTTAATCAAAAAGCAAGAAAGGAATATGATCGAAAAATTATTGAACATCTAAAAAACAAGAGTATAATAAAAGATGTTACAGACTATAACGCTTACAGTTATAATCCATCAAGGGGCGGCTGGGACTCCCTGAATTATTTAATAGACAAGGGCGTAATAAATCATAAAGCAGAATTTTTTTCTCTTATAGAAAATTTGGATTTAAAACCTGAGTTTAAAGACCCCGGGGAAGTAATCGAAGTAATAAAAAAGGCAGGGGGAACCCCCATATTAGCGCACCCTACAAATTATCTTCCCATAGAAAGTGTTGAAAATGGAGTGTTGGATCGCTGGTTTGATTGGGGTATTCATGGGATCGAGTGTTATTCCCCTTATCTTAGCCAACAATCCGATGCGGATATATTTATAGATTATTGTAAAGAACATGATTTACTAATTACTTCAGGATCAGATTGCCATGGAGAATTTTTAAATAGGCCCTTAGGATATCCTAATATCAAATTGGACAATCTGATAGTTCCTTTTTTAGATCAAAAGCTGATTCTCTACTAA
- a CDS encoding replication-associated recombination protein A — protein MDLFDMAQEKNLKSLAPLADRIRPRDLEEVVGQDHLLKPGKFLYRCITAKRIPSMIFYGPSGTGKTTLAKVIANEVEMNFYQLNAVTSGVKDIREVVDAAKKAMTYENKPNLLFIDEIHRFSKNQQDALLPYVEEGVLTLIGATTENPYFEVNKALLSRSSVLKLESLTHDDIKLLLERTLKDKRNGLGRYKIKLTNEGMEHLIGSSMGDGRRALNALEIAVLSTKPGSDGTIEITLPIVEESTQQNVIQYDKGGDQHYDVISAFIKSIRGSDPDAALHYLAKMLTAGEAIEFIGRRLIISASEDIGNADPKALGMAVDTYKAVTITGMPEAKLILSQCVTYLATAPKSNASYTAVNQAFEDVKKIHSEVPKHLRDSHYESAVSLGHGVEYKYPHSYENNYVAQEYLPKELRKKSYYHPTRNGYEAKIHEYLSHIRKSSRGEE, from the coding sequence ATGGATTTATTTGATATGGCCCAAGAAAAAAACCTGAAATCCCTGGCTCCCTTAGCGGATCGGATTCGCCCTCGGGACCTAGAAGAAGTTGTGGGACAGGATCATTTGTTGAAACCGGGAAAATTTCTTTATCGGTGTATTACAGCGAAGAGGATTCCCTCAATGATCTTTTATGGTCCTTCGGGCACAGGAAAAACCACCTTGGCGAAAGTAATTGCCAATGAAGTCGAAATGAATTTTTATCAACTGAATGCAGTCACCTCCGGTGTAAAGGATATTCGAGAAGTGGTGGATGCGGCTAAGAAAGCCATGACCTATGAAAACAAACCAAATTTGCTATTCATTGATGAGATTCACCGTTTTTCAAAGAATCAGCAGGACGCCTTACTTCCCTACGTTGAAGAAGGGGTTTTAACTTTAATTGGTGCCACTACGGAAAACCCTTACTTTGAAGTGAATAAAGCCCTTTTATCTAGAAGTTCGGTATTAAAATTGGAGTCCTTGACCCATGATGACATTAAACTACTATTGGAAAGAACCTTAAAGGATAAAAGAAATGGCCTTGGAAGGTACAAGATAAAGCTTACAAATGAGGGGATGGAGCACTTAATCGGGTCCTCTATGGGGGATGGGCGAAGAGCATTAAATGCATTGGAGATCGCTGTACTTAGTACGAAGCCCGGTAGCGATGGGACTATTGAAATAACATTGCCCATTGTGGAAGAATCTACCCAGCAAAATGTGATTCAATACGATAAAGGTGGGGATCAACACTATGACGTGATCTCTGCTTTTATTAAAAGTATTCGGGGAAGTGATCCCGATGCGGCACTCCACTATTTGGCTAAGATGCTCACCGCCGGAGAGGCTATTGAATTTATTGGTAGACGACTGATTATTTCAGCTTCTGAAGATATCGGAAATGCGGATCCCAAAGCTCTGGGAATGGCAGTGGATACTTATAAAGCTGTGACAATCACAGGTATGCCAGAAGCGAAGCTGATTCTTTCCCAATGCGTTACCTACCTTGCAACCGCACCAAAGAGTAATGCCTCTTACACGGCTGTAAACCAAGCCTTTGAAGATGTAAAGAAGATTCATTCAGAAGTACCCAAACATCTCCGGGACAGTCATTATGAATCTGCTGTTTCCCTTGGTCACGGTGTAGAGTATAAGTACCCCCATAGTTATGAAAATAATTATGTAGCTCAAGAATATTTACCGAAGGAACTAAGAAAAAAATCTTATTATCATCCTACCCGCAATGGGTACGAAGCTAAAATTCACGAATATTTATCCCATATTCGTAAATCTTCCCGGGGAGAGGAATAA